GCGACACCTCCTTGTCGATCTCGAGAATCGCCGGGTTCGAATGGGCCGAGACCAGGTCGTAGAACACGGCCGAGACCTTCGACAGCAGCTTGCCGGAGCGCTCCAGTGCGGTGATCGTGTTGGCAAAGTCGGGCAGCGCCGGATCATGCGTGATTGCAGCGATTTCGGCCGAATGGTCGGCGAAGGCCTGCTCGAAAGCAGGGAGGAAATGCTCCGGCTCGATCTCGGCAAAGGGCGGCGTCTCGAACGGCGTCTGCCACGCCTTCAGGAGGGGGTTGGCCTGAGCCTGCGCGCTGGTTTCTGACATCAGATGTTCCGTTTTTCGCCTTGAAAATGCAGCAAGTCTATATCACGCGATACGGCATTTTTGGGCCTTTTGCGCTTGATAGATGGGCACTTTTCGGAGAGATTGCGCCCCCTGAACAGGACCTATTCCATGACCATGCAGCCCTCCACCTCAGGCAACCGCACCATCGTCTGGCCGAGCGTTATCACCGTGATCTCCGCGGCGATCCTGATCGGCGCGGAAGTGTTCGGCGCGGCGTTCGCCGGCGGCTGGGCGCTCGCGATTCTGTTCGGGCTGAACGACGTCGGCGCACACATCGTGCAAGCCGTGCTGTTCGGCATCGGCGTCCTGATCATGATCGCCTTCGTCCGCGCCGCTCAGCGCGTCGAGCCGTTCACGCGTCGCGCGTGAGATCAGCGATTCAAGAAAGCGCTGCGGCACAAGGCTAAAACGCACACGCTTCGTTAGTCATTCTTAACAGCTGTTCATCTTCCACACGCTGAAGCGAGCGACACGCGCGAGATCGCAAGCGCGCGTTAGGGAAATTTGTCGCTATCGCAAAAAAAATCTTGCGCGACAAAGTCAAAAGACTTATTTCCTCGCTTGCCCAATTTCGCACGTGCCTGTGGTCGTGTGTCAGTCGGTAGGTATCCGGACAAGAGGCCGGACAGCCGCCAAGGGATGGAAGAACCGAGGGTCGCCGAGCAGGCGGCCAGCATCTCTCTCCAGGGATGCCGTTGAAGGTCTCGCCACTCCTTGCAACCGTGACTGGCAGCCGGAGGCGAACCGGCGCACCCCGCTCTCCACGGGGGACGCGACTTAAAGCAACGACGGATCGGGCTTTTTTGGTCTCTACCGGCAGTCCAACGCCGGCGCGGGCTACTGAAAAGGCTTGTCCTTCATTGCCAGGTGAGCGGGCGGGAGACTCTCCCAACCAATCCACGGCAGCACAGTCTGGTTTGAGTTTTTTGGCTTCGTTGCGCCTCCATCGCGCGACACGGCCAAAGCGCTCTTATCCGACGTCACGTTGAGCGGATCCCCGTCGCTGGGGCCGTTGGAGAGTGCCATGACTGAACGTATCCAGGAATTCCTGCGCAACCGCCGCAGCGAGGGCCTCGACACCGAGCCGTGCCTCGTCGTCGACCTCGAAGTCGTGCGCGACAACTATCAGAGCTTCGCCAAGGCGCTGCCGGACAGCCGCGTGTTCTACGCGGTGAAGGCGAACCCGGCGCCCGAGGTGCTGTCGCTGCTCGCCTCACTCGGCTCCTGCTTCGACACCGCCACCGTCGCGGAGATCGAGATGACGCTGGCCGCTGGTGCGACGCCGGACCGCATCTCCTATGGCAACACCATCAAGAAGGAGCGCGACATCGCGCGCGCCTTCGCGCTCGGCATTCGGCTGTTCGCGGTCGACTGCGCCGCCGAGGTCGAGAAGGTCGCTCGTGCCGCTCCCGGCGCCCGGGTGTTCTGCCGCATCCTCTATGACTGCGCCGGCGCCGAGTGGCCGCTGTCGCGCAAGTTCGGCTGCGATCCGGAGATGGCGGTGGAGGTGCTCGACCTCGCCAAGCGCCTCGGGCTCGATCCGTGCGGCATCTCGTTCCATGTCGGCTCGCAGCAGCGCAAGGTGAAGGCGTGGGACCGCGCGCTCGCCATGGCGTCGACCGTGTTTCGCGACTGCGCCGAGCGCGGCATCAACCTGACCATGGTCAACATGGGCGGCGGCTTCCCGACCAAGTATCTCAAGGACGTCCCCCCGGTCGTGCAGTACGGCCGGTCGATCTTCCGCGCGCTGCGCAAGCATTTCGGCAACCAGATCCCGGAGACGATCATCGAACCGGGCCGCGGCATGGTCGGCAATGCCGGCATCATCGAGACCGAGGTCGTGCTGATCTCGCGGAAGAGCGACGAGGATGAGGTGCGCTGGGTCTATCTCGACATCGGCAAGTTCGGCGGTCTCGCCGAGACCATGGACGAATCGATCCGCTACGCCATCCGCACCTCGCATGACGGGGCGGACATGACGCCGTGCGTGCTCGCAGGTCCGACCTGCGATAGCGCCGACGTGCTGTACGAGAAGCTGCCGTATCCGCTCCCGGTGACGCTCGAGATCGGCGACAAGCTGCTGATCGAAGGCACCGGCGCCTATACGTCGACCTACTCGTCGGTGGCGTTCAACGGCATTCCGCCGCTGAAGACCTACCACATCTGATCCGCCTCCTGTTCGAGGCCTGACGAACCGGGAGCCGGCCCGCCGGCTCCTTCCCTGACCATTTTCGAATCTCCGAACGACGCTTGCCGCGGCGTACCCATGCCGTTGCAAGCGGGGACTGACGTGCCATGACTGCAAAACGGAACACCCCCGTTGCCCTCATCCGGAATGCCGCTCCGTTCGCGATCCGTGCGGAGCGGGCATCGGACGTCGTCGCGCGCGAAGCGCTGCTGGATGCCTGCTTTGGCGAGAACCGCCATACGCGCACCTGCCAGCGCCTGCGTGACGGACGCGCGCCTGCCGCAGGCCTGAGCCTGTCGGCCGTGCGCCAGGACGGCCGGCTGGTTGGAACCGTGCGGTTGTGGCACGTCAGCGCGGGGGGCCGCAGCGCGCTGATGCTGGGGCCGCTGGCAGTTGACGACGACTGTCGCGGCCTCGGCGTCGGCGCTGCGCTGATGCAGCGCGCGCTGGCTGTCGCCAAGGCGCGCGGCCATGGCGCGGTGATCCTGCTCGGCGATGCCCCCTATTACGCCCGCTTCGGCTTCTCGACCGCCAAGACCGGCGCGCTCTCGCTGCCGGGCGCGTTCGAGCGCGAGCGGCTGCTCGCAATCGAGCTCGTTGACGGCGCCCTCGACGGCGCCTGGGGCATGATCACGCCGACCGGCGCGTTGCTGCCCAAGGCCAAGGCATCCCGCGCCCGCAACCGGGAGGCACCGCTCGCCGTGCCGCACGCGGCCTGAGGAGCCCGGTCGCCATGTCCGAGAACCTTCCCGCAACCGATGTCGCGCGCCCGCGCCTGCGCAGCCTCGTCACCACGGTCATGCTGGTCCTGATTTCAGTCATGATCGTCAGGGACATCCTGGTGCGGCGCTGGGCCGCCACGCCGCCGTCGCCACCCGACACCACGCAGCAGTCGCGCTGAACTGGCCCCGGGGGTTGCGCGGGCGCGCAGATTGCCCGTAAACCCCGCGCCAAGCCCCCTTTCAGTCGAGGTCCGAACATGCCCCGTCGCCTGATTTCCACAGGGTCGCCCTTTGAAAAGACTGCCGGCTACAGCCGCGCCGTGGTCGACGGCGACTTCGCCTTCGTCGCCGGAACCACCGGCTACGACTACGCCACGATGACCATGCCCGATGATGTCACGAGCCAGTCACGCAACTGCTTCAAGACCATCGAGGCAGCCCTCAAGGAGGGCGGCTTCGCGATGGCCGACATCGTCCGCGCGACCTACTACCTCACCGACGTCAACGGCGCGGACGCCCATTTCGCGGTCTGCGGCGAGGTTCTCGGCGACATCCGCCCGGCGGCGACGCTGCTGATCGTCGCGGGGCTCCTGAAGCCCGAGATGAAGGTCGAGATCGAAGTCACCGCGAAGCGACGCAACCCCTGATTCACTCTACCCGCCGCTAGGCACTCTCCTGGAGAAAATGATGAGCCCCTCCTCGCAGATCCACGCGAAAATTTCCGGCCCCATTGTCATGATCGGCTTCGGCTCGATCGGCAAAGGCACCTTGCCTTTGATCGAGCGCCATTTCGACTATGACAAGTCGCGCATCACCGTGATCGATCCTAAGGACGAGGGCCGCAAGGCACATTGCGAGAAGCACAATGTAAGGTTCATCCAGCAGGCCCTGACCAAGGACAATTATCGCGACTTACTGACCCCGCTGCTCACTGAAGGCGGCGGCCAGGGTTTTTGCGTCAATCTCTCGGTCGATACCGGCTCTACCGACATCATGGAGCTCTGCAACGAACTTGGCGCTCTTTATATCGATACCGTCAACGAGCCCTGGCTCGGCTTCTATTTCGATTCTTCGAAGGGCCCGGAAGCCCGCTCCAACTACGCCCTTCGCGAAGTGACGCTGGCCGCCAAGAAGGCGCGCCCCGCGGGCTCGACGACGGCCGTCTCGTGCTGTGGCGCCAATCCCGGCATGGTCTCCTTTTTCGTCAAGCAGGCGCTACTCAATGTCGCCGCTGATCTGAAGCTCAATGCTCCCAAGCCGAAGACCAAAGCCGAATGGGCGGACTTGATGCGGCAAGCTGGTGTCAAGGGCATCCACATCGCCGAACGCGACACCCAGCGCTCCAAGTCGCCGAAAGAGCCGGACGTCTTCGTGAACACTTGGTCGGTGGAAGGTTTCCTGTCGGAAGGCGTCCAGCCGTCCGAACTCGGTTGGGGCACCCATGAAAAATGGATGCCCGAGAATGCGCGTACCCACGAAGCTGGCTGCGGCGCCGCCATTTATCTGATGCAGCCCGGCGCCAACACGCGCGTGCGCACTTGGTGCCCGACCCGCGGCGCGCAGTATGGCTTCCTCGTCACCCACAATGAATCGATCTCAATCTCCGACTACTTCACGGTGCGCGACGCATCGGGCACGGTGATCTATCGGCCGACCTGCCACTATGCCTATCATCCGGCTGACGATGCCGTGCTGTCGCTGCATGAAATGTTCGGCCGCGCAACGAAGATGCAGGAAAAGCACCACATCCTCGATGAGAACGAAATCGTCGACGGCATCGACGAACTCGGCGTGCTGCTGTTCGGCCATGACAACAATGCCTACTGGTACGGCTCGCAGCTCTCCATCGAAGAGACCCGCAAACTCGCGCCCTATCAGAACGCCACCGGCCTGCAAGTGACCTCCGCCGTGCTCGGCGGCATGGTGTGGGCGCTGGAAAACCCGAACGAAGGCATCGTCGAAGCCGACGAGATGGATTTCGATCGTCTGCTGGAAATCCAGATGCCGTATCTCGGCCCTGTGAAGGGTTTCTACACCGACTGGACCCCGCTGACGGATCGTCCGGGACTGTTTCCGGAAGATATCGATACGAGCGATCCCTGGCAGTTCCGCAATGTTCTGGTGCGCTGATCGCGAAGCGCAGTCGATCGATCACAATGCCCGGCTTCGCGCCGGGCATTTTCTTTTCATGACCTATTTCGCCATGTAATCGAACGCCACACTGCCGAGACCGAGCGTCAGATCCGCCCGGTAGTGCAGCGCCGAGACCACCTCGCGCACCGGCAGGCGGGCGACATCGCAGAGCGCGTGGGGAAACAGGCCGAGCGCGGCCGGGCCGGTCCAGGCTTCCTTCAGCGTGATGTCCTCGAGGTAAAAGCGCACGAGCTCGCAGATCCGCGGGCTGCCGTCGACGTGCGGAATGATCTTGAGGATGAAGTTCGGGACCTTCATCGCGTCCAATAAAGTGTCGTGGTCGATCTTGCGATGCTTGTAGCCCATGGTCGCGGAGGCGCAGAGCACCGAGCCGTAATGCAGCGAGCCGACCAGCACGTCGCTTTCGACCTCGATCTTGGGCCGCGCCAGCTTCTTCGGAAATCCCCACAGCTCGCGCCCGCCGGCGATCGGGCCTTCGTCGTCGAGGTACATCGCGTGGGTGTAGGCGCCCTCCTCCCCCCTGAAGCGGACCGGGATCACCTGCCCGGTTTCGGTATAGTCGCCGAAGCCGGTCGAGTCGGGCATGCGGATGAATTCGTACTTCACCACCGGCTCCGCAACCTCGAGCGGCTCCGGCACGATGGCCGCGAGCGCCTCCGGATCGGTCTTGTAGGTGATGATGAAATATTCGCGGTCGAAGAACCGGTAGGGCCCCGGCGGGAACGACGGGTTGTGGTGAGCGGCATCGAATAGGCGTTGCGCCTGACGTCCTCGATCTTCATGGAATGCCCCATCTGGCGTTGCTGTGACGCCGGATTATGGGGCGGGCGAACGGCCGAGGCGAGACCGGAAAATCGGCATCGATCGTCAAATGCGCGTCACAATGCGCGGGCTCGCGAGCGGCCTATTTCTGCTTGATCGGCGGCGCGGTCTTCTCTGCGGGCGCCGGCGGCAGCACCGGCTTGGCGCCCTCCTTCTGCGCGTTAGGGTCCGGATGTGCCGGCTGCGGCGCCGGCGTGGTCGGACGCTCGCCACCGGGCTTCGATTCCGCCGGCGGCGCGGTCTTCTGTGGCTCCGGCGAAGGCTTCAGCGGTTGTGTCGCCTGCGCCATGTGCTCGGGAGCGGTCGCGTAGATCTCGCGCAGCGAAAGGCCCGATATCGCGACGCCTGCCGCCACCAGCCCGGCGGCGATCAGCATGTCCTTGCGCAACGTTCGCCTGGTATGATCCGCAGCCATCTCGTCAACTCGCGACTTGTACACGACGTCAACGATCCTGCTACGGCATGGTTCCGTGGCGTCAGACCCCTGGAACTCAGTCCGCAGTGTTGCTTTCCCAGGTCGCGTGACGCACGCCGGGCTGACGTTCGAGATCGGCGACGACGGTATTCAACTCGCTCGGATCGATCGCTGTCGAGACCAGCGTCGCAACGATCTCCAGAAGTCCGTCACTGACCTCGACCACGGCAACGTCGGCGACCGGATAGCTCGCCGCTTCGAGCTTCTCCACCAGGCGGTCGCGCATCGCGGGCAGCGCCTCCGTGGTCACCGCGACCTTGACGTAATAGGTCGCCTCCGAGGCCTTCTCGTCGAGCGGGATGCGGTTGATGGCATTGACGAGCGGACGCAGCAGCGTGTTGCCGGCGATCACGAAGACGGTCAGCGCCACCGCCTGCGCGACCAGGTCGGCACCGGCGCAGGAGCCGACCGCGGCCGAGGACCACAGCGTCGCCGCAGTGTTGAGGCCGCGCACGTCCATGCCCTGCTTCATGATGACGCCGGCGCCGAGGAAGCCGATGCCCGACACGACATAGGCGATCACCCGCACCGCGCCGTCGGCACCCGCGAGGTGCATCGCGAGGTCAACGAAGGCGGCAGCGCCGACCGCGACCAGCACATTGGTGCGCAGGCCCGCGGTACGCTGCCGGTACTGCCGCTCCGCCCCGATCAGCGTGCCGAGCACGAAGGCAGAAGCCAGACTGATCAGGGTGTCGATGAAGTCGGCGGTCTGAAACGTCGCAAGAAATCGCATGGCACCTGCCCGGCTGGATGCCGCGATCTCTTACATTTCCAGAATGCCCGCGTCACCATCTTCCGCGCCGAAGGCGAGCAGCGTGCCCTTGGCATTCCACGCCAGCCCCGAGACCGCCGCGCCGCCGTTCCTCCGCACCAGGATCTCGGCGCCGTCCTCGAGCCGGACCATCAGCACCGTGCCGTCGCTGTAGCCGACCGCCATGATGTCGTTCTTCGGATGGCAGGCGACCACAGCAACCCGCGCCGGCATCGGCGCCAGCATCGCCGGCTCCTTGCCCATCGGGCCGTCCTTGCTGGTGAACGGCCAGACGATCACGGTATCGGCGCCCGAGGTCGCGAGCCCCTTGCCGCCGGCGCTCCATGACATCGAGCGCACGCGGCCGGGATAGCCGCTCATCCGCATGTGCCTGTTGTCGGCGAGCCGCCAGCCATGCAGCGCGGGCTCGTGCATTGCCGTGACAAGGAATTTGTTGTCCGGGCTGAAGGTGACGGCGAGGTGCGAGCCGGCCCATTCTAGGAATTCCGGATTGGCGGCCATGTTGGGAAACCACAGCGTCACGCCGCCGTAATGCGCGATCGCGAGCCGCAGCCCCTTCGGCGCGAAGGCGAGCCCGCCGACCGTCGACGGCACCTCAAAGCTCTTGTCCTCGCCCTTGAGGCTGCGGACGAAGGCGGTCTTGCCCGCCGACCACGCCACCGTGCCGTCGGTATGCAGCGCCACGTTGTCGATCCAGCGCCGCTTGGCGTCGGTCGCGATCGTCGAGGTCTCGCCCTTCGCGTCTGTTACGATCAGCTTGCCGTCGTCACCGCCGGTAACGAGCCGCTTGCCGTCTGACGCCGCGCACAGGATGGCGCCGAAATGCGTCTGCACGCGGGTGATCTCGCCATCGGCGGTCGCGATCGCCACGCTTTCTTCCGCGCCGACGAAGAACGCGCGGTCGCCGAGGAAATGCACCGAACCGACGGCCGCGCCGAGCGGGAGCAGCTTGACGCGGTCGGTGATCGAAACGATGGAGGGCCCGTCGGGCGCGTCGAAATCGCTCATCACGTGGTGATGCACTGCTCGAAGCCGTCGCGGATCGCCTGTTCGGGCAGATCGCGACCGATGAACACGACCCGGCTTTCGCGCTTCTCGCCGTCCTTCCATTTCCGCTGGTGATCGCCCTCCAACATCATGTGGACGCCCTGGAAGACGTAGCGGTCGTCATCACCGGTGAAAGCGAGGATGCCCTTCGAGCGCAGGATCTTCTGGCCCTCGGTGGCGACGAGCTGCTGCAGCCACGGCATGAACTTGGTCGGATCGAGCGGCTTCTCGGAGCGCAGCGACAGCGAGTGCATGTCCTCGTCGTGATAGTGCTTCAGCCTGCCATGGTCGTGATCATGATGGTGGTGATGATCATGGTCGTGATGGTGATGATCGTGATCGTGATCGTCGTCGGCCTCGAGGAAGTCCGGCTCGATCTCCAGGATGCGGTCGAGATCGAATGCGCCGCGCTCCAGCACATCGGTCAGCCCCACCTGGCAACGCTCGGTGCGGTGCAGCTTGGCATAGGGGTTGATGCCGCGGATGCGGGCCTCGACCTCGGCGAGTTCGGGCTTCGAGACCAGATCGGTCTTGTTCAGCACGATGACATCGGCGAAGGCGATCTGGTTCTTGGCCTCGGGCGCGTCCTTCAGGCGATCGCTCAGCCATTTGGCATCGGCTACCGTCACGACGGCATCGAGCCGGGCATTCTTCTGCACGTCCTCGTCGACGAAGAAGGTCTGCGCGACCGGCGCCGGATCGGCAAGCCCCGTGGTCTCGACGATGATGGCGTCGAACTTGCCCTTGCGCTTCATCAACCCGTCCATGATGCGGACGAGGTCGCCGCGCACGGTGCAGCAGACGCAGCCATTGTTCATCTCGAACACTTCTTCGTCGGCGCCGATGATGAGGTCGTTGTCGATGCCGATCTCACCGAATTCGTTGACGATCACGGCGTATTTCTTGCCGTGGTTCTCCGACAGGATGCGGTTCAAAAGCGTGGTCTTCCCGGCGCCGAGATAGCCCGTCAGCACGGTCACAGGAATCTTTTGCGATGCTTCAGCCATAACAACTCCGAGGAACTTGAAAGGCGCTCAACCCAGGCAGGGAGGCCCCTGCCCTAGTCGGCGAGCGCGCTGGTCAGGGCCTTTATATTGTGCCTGACCATGTCAATGTAAGTGGGGGCGTCGCCGTTTTCGCCCGTCAGACTGTCGGAGTAAAGGGTCCCGCCGATCCTGGCGCCGGTCTCGGCGGCGATCTGCCGGATCAGGCGCGGATCGCTGATATTTTCGAGAAAAACTGCCGGAATTTTCGCAACCTTGATCTGGGCGATGATAGCGGCGATATCGCGCGCGCTGGGCTCGGCATCCGTGGAGACGCTGAGCGGCGAGAAAAATGTGACCCCGTAGGTGTCGGCGAAATAGCCGAAGGCGTCGTGGGTGGAGATCACCTTGCGCCGCTCCTGCGGTATCTTCTCCACCGCCTCGCGCACCTCACGGTCGAGTGCCTCCAGCTTGGCCAGATAGGCGTCGGCATTGGCCTTGAAGACGTCGGCCTGGTCGGGGGCCACGGCGATCAGCCCGTCGCGGATATTGATGACATAGATCTTCGCGTTGGCCACCGATTGCCAGGCATGCGAATCGTCATGGCCGCCCATCTTCCGCGGCATGATGCCCTTGGTCGCCACCGTGATCGGCGCCTTGCTGCCGGAAGCCTGCAGCAACCGCGGCAGCCAGCCCTCGAAGCCGAGGCCGTTGATGACCAGGAGGCGGGCGTCGGCGACCTTCTTCGCGTCCGCGGGCGTCGGCGCGTAGACATGCGGGTCGCCGTCGGGCCCGACGAGTGCAATGACATTGACGCGGTCACCTCCGACATTCCGGACCATGTCGGCAAGGATCGAGAAGCTCGCAACGACGTTGATGCGTCCCTCGGCGCGCGCCGCACCGCTCGCCAGCACCAGTGCCAGACCGATCATCCCCACCAACTTGCGCATCGCCGTCACGCCTCGAGATGCCGGCCGGGGAAGAGCTGCCGCACCAGTCCGCTGACATTGCCGAACAGCAGCGAGGCGACATAGAGCCCCGCCGCCACCAGGATGATCGCCGGGCCGGACGGAATCCGTGTCTGATACGACAGCACGAGCCCGGCATAGCCCGACAGCATGGCGCTGGCGACCGCGATGCAGATCATCGTGGTGATGTCGCGCGACCAGAACCGCGCGATGCCGGCAGGCAGGATCATTAGCCCGACGCCGAGCAGCGTGCCGAGCGCATGGAAGCCGTTGACGAGGTTGATCACGACCAGCGCGAGGAAGGCGAGATGCGCCGGCGCGCCGGCCCGGCTCACGGTGCGCAGGAACACCGGATCGACGCATTCGATCACCAGCGGACGGTAGATCACCGCGAGCACCAGAAGCGTGAGGGTGGCGTTGAAGGCGATCACCAGCAGCGTCTGGTCGTCCATC
The DNA window shown above is from Bradyrhizobium sp. ISRA464 and carries:
- a CDS encoding metal ABC transporter substrate-binding protein — encoded protein: MRKLVGMIGLALVLASGAARAEGRINVVASFSILADMVRNVGGDRVNVIALVGPDGDPHVYAPTPADAKKVADARLLVINGLGFEGWLPRLLQASGSKAPITVATKGIMPRKMGGHDDSHAWQSVANAKIYVINIRDGLIAVAPDQADVFKANADAYLAKLEALDREVREAVEKIPQERRKVISTHDAFGYFADTYGVTFFSPLSVSTDAEPSARDIAAIIAQIKVAKIPAVFLENISDPRLIRQIAAETGARIGGTLYSDSLTGENGDAPTYIDMVRHNIKALTSALAD
- a CDS encoding MgtC/SapB family protein — translated: MRFLATFQTADFIDTLISLASAFVLGTLIGAERQYRQRTAGLRTNVLVAVGAAAFVDLAMHLAGADGAVRVIAYVVSGIGFLGAGVIMKQGMDVRGLNTAATLWSSAAVGSCAGADLVAQAVALTVFVIAGNTLLRPLVNAINRIPLDEKASEATYYVKVAVTTEALPAMRDRLVEKLEAASYPVADVAVVEVSDGLLEIVATLVSTAIDPSELNTVVADLERQPGVRHATWESNTAD
- a CDS encoding metal ABC transporter permease, which codes for MIYDALIGPFTEFEFMRRALAAVIALSLGGAPIGVFLMLRRMSLVGDAMAHAILPGAAIGFLLSGLNLFAMTTGGLIAGFAVALLAGLVARNTELKEDASLATFYLVSLALGVTIVSIKGTNIDLLHVLFGNILAMDDQTLLVIAFNATLTLLVLAVIYRPLVIECVDPVFLRTVSRAGAPAHLAFLALVVINLVNGFHALGTLLGVGLMILPAGIARFWSRDITTMICIAVASAMLSGYAGLVLSYQTRIPSGPAIILVAAGLYVASLLFGNVSGLVRQLFPGRHLEA
- a CDS encoding type III PLP-dependent enzyme, with amino-acid sequence MTERIQEFLRNRRSEGLDTEPCLVVDLEVVRDNYQSFAKALPDSRVFYAVKANPAPEVLSLLASLGSCFDTATVAEIEMTLAAGATPDRISYGNTIKKERDIARAFALGIRLFAVDCAAEVEKVARAAPGARVFCRILYDCAGAEWPLSRKFGCDPEMAVEVLDLAKRLGLDPCGISFHVGSQQRKVKAWDRALAMASTVFRDCAERGINLTMVNMGGGFPTKYLKDVPPVVQYGRSIFRALRKHFGNQIPETIIEPGRGMVGNAGIIETEVVLISRKSDEDEVRWVYLDIGKFGGLAETMDESIRYAIRTSHDGADMTPCVLAGPTCDSADVLYEKLPYPLPVTLEIGDKLLIEGTGAYTSTYSSVAFNGIPPLKTYHI
- a CDS encoding WD40 repeat domain-containing protein gives rise to the protein MSDFDAPDGPSIVSITDRVKLLPLGAAVGSVHFLGDRAFFVGAEESVAIATADGEITRVQTHFGAILCAASDGKRLVTGGDDGKLIVTDAKGETSTIATDAKRRWIDNVALHTDGTVAWSAGKTAFVRSLKGEDKSFEVPSTVGGLAFAPKGLRLAIAHYGGVTLWFPNMAANPEFLEWAGSHLAVTFSPDNKFLVTAMHEPALHGWRLADNRHMRMSGYPGRVRSMSWSAGGKGLATSGADTVIVWPFTSKDGPMGKEPAMLAPMPARVAVVACHPKNDIMAVGYSDGTVLMVRLEDGAEILVRRNGGAAVSGLAWNAKGTLLAFGAEDGDAGILEM
- a CDS encoding RidA family protein, giving the protein MPRRLISTGSPFEKTAGYSRAVVDGDFAFVAGTTGYDYATMTMPDDVTSQSRNCFKTIEAALKEGGFAMADIVRATYYLTDVNGADAHFAVCGEVLGDIRPAATLLIVAGLLKPEMKVEIEVTAKRRNP
- a CDS encoding GTP-binding protein yields the protein MAEASQKIPVTVLTGYLGAGKTTLLNRILSENHGKKYAVIVNEFGEIGIDNDLIIGADEEVFEMNNGCVCCTVRGDLVRIMDGLMKRKGKFDAIIVETTGLADPAPVAQTFFVDEDVQKNARLDAVVTVADAKWLSDRLKDAPEAKNQIAFADVIVLNKTDLVSKPELAEVEARIRGINPYAKLHRTERCQVGLTDVLERGAFDLDRILEIEPDFLEADDDHDHDHHHHDHDHHHHHDHDHGRLKHYHDEDMHSLSLRSEKPLDPTKFMPWLQQLVATEGQKILRSKGILAFTGDDDRYVFQGVHMMLEGDHQRKWKDGEKRESRVVFIGRDLPEQAIRDGFEQCITT
- a CDS encoding N-acetyltransferase, with amino-acid sequence MTAKRNTPVALIRNAAPFAIRAERASDVVAREALLDACFGENRHTRTCQRLRDGRAPAAGLSLSAVRQDGRLVGTVRLWHVSAGGRSALMLGPLAVDDDCRGLGVGAALMQRALAVAKARGHGAVILLGDAPYYARFGFSTAKTGALSLPGAFERERLLAIELVDGALDGAWGMITPTGALLPKAKASRARNREAPLAVPHAA
- a CDS encoding homospermidine synthase; protein product: MSPSSQIHAKISGPIVMIGFGSIGKGTLPLIERHFDYDKSRITVIDPKDEGRKAHCEKHNVRFIQQALTKDNYRDLLTPLLTEGGGQGFCVNLSVDTGSTDIMELCNELGALYIDTVNEPWLGFYFDSSKGPEARSNYALREVTLAAKKARPAGSTTAVSCCGANPGMVSFFVKQALLNVAADLKLNAPKPKTKAEWADLMRQAGVKGIHIAERDTQRSKSPKEPDVFVNTWSVEGFLSEGVQPSELGWGTHEKWMPENARTHEAGCGAAIYLMQPGANTRVRTWCPTRGAQYGFLVTHNESISISDYFTVRDASGTVIYRPTCHYAYHPADDAVLSLHEMFGRATKMQEKHHILDENEIVDGIDELGVLLFGHDNNAYWYGSQLSIEETRKLAPYQNATGLQVTSAVLGGMVWALENPNEGIVEADEMDFDRLLEIQMPYLGPVKGFYTDWTPLTDRPGLFPEDIDTSDPWQFRNVLVR